In Leisingera methylohalidivorans DSM 14336, a single genomic region encodes these proteins:
- the ade gene encoding adenine deaminase, translating into MSEQNFPSWPETAPKLIDVAAGRAPADTVIRQGIWVNVHTRELLPDHDIAIVAGRFAYVGPDASYCIGPETQIIEAKGRYMIPGLCDAHMHIESGMLTPAEFARAVIPHGTTSMFTDPHEIANVLGLDGVRYMHDEALMQPVNIFTQMPSCAPSAPGLETTGHEISPEDVEEAMNWPGIIGLGEMMNFPGVANGDPKMLAEIAATQRAGKTVGGHYASPDLGPDFAAYVAGGPADDHEGTCEADAIARVRQGMRSMMRLGSAWYDVESQITAVTEKGLDPRNFILCTDDCHSGTLVNDGHMNRVVRHAIACGCDPVIALQMATINTATHFGLEREIGSITPGRRADLILTSSLAELPIEVVVARGRIVAETGAIKVECPHYDWPASARGTVHLGHKLTAKDFELAAPEGANAVTANVIGVVENQAPTKALQAELPVRNGLVEGTGDICQIALVERHRATGGVTNAFVSGFGYAGRMAMASTVAHDSHHMIVVGTDREQMALAANRLAQVGGGITLYKDGNELALVELPIAGLMSDSPATEVAARAQVMMEAMAACGCSLNNAYMQHSLLALVVIPELRISDLGLVDVRTFQKIPVIEPAQ; encoded by the coding sequence ATGTCAGAGCAGAATTTCCCTAGCTGGCCCGAAACCGCCCCGAAACTGATCGATGTTGCCGCAGGACGTGCGCCTGCCGATACGGTGATCCGTCAGGGCATCTGGGTCAATGTGCACACCCGCGAGCTGCTGCCGGACCATGATATTGCCATCGTGGCCGGCCGTTTCGCTTACGTCGGGCCGGATGCTTCTTATTGCATCGGACCCGAAACACAGATCATCGAGGCCAAGGGCCGCTACATGATCCCAGGCCTGTGCGATGCGCACATGCATATTGAATCCGGCATGCTGACGCCGGCGGAATTTGCCCGCGCAGTGATCCCGCATGGCACCACCAGCATGTTCACCGACCCGCATGAGATCGCTAACGTGCTGGGACTGGACGGTGTGCGCTATATGCATGACGAGGCGCTGATGCAGCCCGTCAATATCTTTACCCAAATGCCCTCCTGCGCGCCCTCTGCGCCAGGGTTGGAAACAACAGGGCATGAGATTTCGCCCGAAGACGTGGAAGAGGCGATGAACTGGCCCGGCATCATTGGTCTGGGCGAGATGATGAACTTCCCCGGCGTGGCCAATGGCGACCCCAAGATGCTGGCCGAAATCGCCGCCACCCAGCGCGCGGGCAAAACCGTTGGCGGCCATTATGCCTCCCCTGATCTCGGCCCTGACTTCGCGGCTTATGTGGCAGGCGGCCCGGCGGATGATCACGAGGGCACCTGCGAAGCCGACGCCATCGCCCGTGTCCGCCAGGGGATGCGGTCGATGATGCGGCTGGGCTCCGCCTGGTACGACGTCGAAAGCCAGATTACCGCTGTGACAGAAAAGGGCCTCGATCCGCGCAATTTCATCCTTTGCACCGACGATTGCCACTCCGGCACCCTTGTCAATGACGGCCATATGAACCGGGTGGTGCGCCACGCCATTGCCTGCGGCTGCGATCCCGTCATCGCACTGCAGATGGCCACGATCAACACCGCCACCCATTTCGGGCTGGAGCGCGAGATCGGTTCTATCACCCCTGGCCGCCGCGCCGATCTGATCCTGACTTCCAGCCTTGCCGAACTGCCCATCGAAGTTGTGGTCGCGCGCGGCCGGATCGTCGCGGAAACAGGCGCTATTAAGGTCGAATGCCCGCATTACGACTGGCCTGCCAGCGCCCGTGGCACCGTGCATCTGGGTCACAAACTTACGGCAAAAGACTTTGAACTTGCCGCACCCGAAGGCGCCAATGCGGTCACCGCCAATGTGATCGGCGTGGTGGAAAACCAGGCTCCGACCAAGGCGCTGCAGGCGGAACTTCCGGTGCGCAACGGACTGGTCGAAGGCACTGGCGATATCTGCCAGATCGCGCTGGTCGAGCGCCACCGCGCCACCGGCGGCGTCACCAACGCCTTTGTCTCGGGCTTTGGCTACGCCGGCAGAATGGCGATGGCTTCAACCGTGGCGCATGACAGCCACCATATGATCGTGGTCGGCACCGACCGCGAACAGATGGCGTTGGCGGCCAACCGCTTGGCCCAAGTGGGTGGCGGCATCACCCTTTACAAGGACGGCAACGAACTGGCCCTGGTTGAGCTGCCGATTGCCGGCCTGATGTCCGACAGCCCAGCAACTGAAGTGGCTGCCAGGGCGCAAGTCATGATGGAGGCGATGGCGGCCTGCGGCTGCAGCCTGAACAACGCCTATATGCAGCACTCGTTGCTGGCCCTGGTGGTGATTCCGGAGCTCAGGATTTCCGACCTTGGTCTAGTCGACGTGCGCACTTTCCAGAAAATCCCGGTGATCGAGCCTGCTCAATGA
- a CDS encoding VOC family protein translates to MDYENADADSFGRSLRGIGLNLPVRDVPAEISFLETAFSMRRHQVSKDFAIVTYGGQMFQLHSDGTYAENPLLTLLPENPPRGAGVEILLYDSDQDHTAARAEALGHTVLQLPADKPHGLREAYILSENGYAGVPSRPKG, encoded by the coding sequence ATGGACTATGAGAATGCAGATGCAGACAGTTTCGGTCGGTCCCTGCGCGGGATCGGGCTGAACCTGCCGGTGCGGGATGTTCCAGCTGAAATTTCTTTTTTAGAGACCGCCTTTTCTATGAGGCGCCATCAAGTGAGCAAGGATTTTGCCATCGTCACCTACGGCGGACAGATGTTTCAACTGCACAGCGACGGCACCTATGCCGAAAATCCACTGCTGACTCTTTTGCCGGAAAACCCGCCGCGCGGCGCCGGGGTGGAGATCCTGCTGTATGACAGCGACCAGGATCACACTGCGGCTCGGGCTGAGGCTTTGGGCCATACCGTCCTTCAACTGCCTGCGGATAAGCCGCACGGTCTGCGGGAAGCGTATATCCTGAGTGAAAACGGTTATGCCGGGGTGCCAAGCCGGCCCAAGGGGTAA
- a CDS encoding GlxA family transcriptional regulator, with protein MRSWINHDAAAQQLDVLLFDAFSAHCLANTVEPLRAANTFAGRQVYAWRFLTLDGGPAVSSSGMEVRAHGRLADCSGDLLIAMPSYDFLRHATVATARALKSAALRYKALAGFDTGAWLLAQAGLLEARRATIHWEELGRFTEAFPDVQAERARQVWDGNRITCTGALAAFDTMMELIGDQHGAALRLEVATLFMAPEATETQDPILVRGKSVARAVAVMQANLETPLPIAAVARKAGRSQKDLEARMKAELGATPQAVYRRLRLIHARKLVLETVLSVSEIALRCGYDDPSALTRAFKAEFGTTPRALRSSN; from the coding sequence ATGCGAAGTTGGATAAATCATGACGCTGCGGCGCAGCAACTGGATGTGCTGCTGTTCGATGCCTTCTCGGCCCATTGCCTGGCCAATACGGTGGAGCCTCTGCGCGCCGCCAACACATTCGCCGGGCGGCAGGTCTATGCCTGGCGGTTCCTGACTCTCGACGGCGGTCCGGCAGTCTCTTCATCGGGGATGGAAGTGCGGGCGCATGGACGGCTGGCAGATTGTAGCGGCGACCTGCTGATTGCCATGCCGTCCTACGATTTCCTGCGCCATGCTACGGTTGCCACCGCCCGCGCGCTGAAGTCTGCCGCCCTGCGCTACAAAGCTTTGGCCGGCTTCGATACCGGCGCCTGGCTGCTGGCGCAGGCCGGTCTTCTGGAGGCGCGGCGCGCGACCATTCACTGGGAAGAGCTCGGCCGTTTCACCGAGGCCTTCCCGGACGTGCAGGCGGAACGCGCACGGCAAGTCTGGGACGGCAACCGCATCACTTGCACCGGCGCTCTGGCGGCCTTTGACACCATGATGGAACTGATCGGGGATCAGCATGGTGCCGCACTTCGGCTGGAGGTGGCCACGCTGTTCATGGCGCCCGAGGCAACAGAAACTCAGGACCCGATCCTTGTGCGCGGCAAATCCGTGGCCCGCGCAGTTGCGGTGATGCAGGCCAATCTGGAGACGCCTTTGCCGATTGCTGCCGTGGCCAGAAAGGCAGGCCGCAGCCAAAAGGATCTAGAGGCGCGAATGAAGGCCGAACTGGGCGCGACACCGCAGGCGGTCTACCGGCGGCTAAGGCTGATACACGCCAGAAAGCTTGTGTTAGAAACTGTTTTGAGTGTCTCAGAAATTGCCCTGCGCTGCGGCTATGACGACCCTAGCGCGCTGACCAGGGCCTTCAAAGCCGAGTTTGGAACCACCCCGCGTGCCTTGCGCTCTAGTAACTAG
- a CDS encoding acyl-CoA dehydrogenase family protein gives MQFGMTEEQSMIVETTRAFVEKELYPHEAEIERSGHLDMDVIRDVQKKAMEAGLYAANMPEEAGGAGLDTLTWLLYEKELGRANYALHWTGVARPSNILLAGTEEQKEKYLFPCMKGEKWDCLAMTEPDAGSDLRGMKATARKDGGDWILNGTKHFISHADIADFAICFMATGVEDTPRGPKKKITAFFVDKGTPGFEVRDGYGNVSHRGYTNAVLEFDDCRLPSSAILGEVDKGFEVANTWLGATRLQVAATCLGRAERALRHSVEYAAERKQFGQQIGKFQGISFKLADMALELKAANLLTWEAGWKFDQGTVTESDMSMAKLKATEMLAMVADEAIQIHGGMGLMDELPLERIWRDARVERIWEGTSEIQRHIISREMLRAVGG, from the coding sequence ATGCAGTTCGGGATGACCGAAGAACAATCGATGATCGTCGAGACCACCCGCGCCTTTGTGGAAAAGGAGCTGTATCCGCATGAGGCGGAGATCGAGCGCAGCGGCCATTTGGATATGGACGTGATCCGCGATGTGCAGAAGAAAGCGATGGAAGCGGGCCTCTATGCGGCCAATATGCCTGAGGAAGCCGGCGGCGCCGGCCTCGATACTCTGACCTGGCTGCTGTATGAAAAGGAACTGGGCCGCGCAAATTACGCGCTGCACTGGACCGGGGTGGCGCGGCCGTCGAACATTCTGCTGGCGGGTACGGAGGAGCAGAAGGAAAAGTACCTGTTCCCTTGCATGAAGGGTGAGAAATGGGATTGCCTGGCAATGACCGAGCCGGATGCAGGATCGGATCTGCGCGGCATGAAGGCGACGGCGCGCAAGGACGGCGGTGACTGGATCCTGAACGGCACCAAGCATTTCATCAGCCACGCCGATATTGCCGATTTTGCCATCTGCTTCATGGCGACCGGCGTTGAAGATACCCCGCGCGGGCCGAAGAAAAAGATCACCGCGTTCTTTGTCGACAAGGGCACGCCGGGCTTCGAGGTGCGCGACGGTTACGGCAATGTCAGCCACCGCGGCTACACCAACGCGGTGCTGGAGTTCGACGACTGCCGCCTGCCGTCCTCCGCGATTCTGGGTGAAGTCGACAAGGGGTTCGAGGTTGCCAACACCTGGCTGGGCGCCACCCGGCTGCAGGTGGCCGCCACTTGCCTGGGCCGGGCGGAACGCGCGTTGCGGCATTCGGTTGAATACGCCGCCGAGCGCAAGCAGTTCGGTCAGCAGATCGGCAAGTTCCAGGGCATCTCCTTCAAACTCGCCGATATGGCATTGGAGTTAAAGGCGGCGAATCTTCTGACCTGGGAAGCCGGTTGGAAGTTTGATCAAGGCACTGTCACCGAAAGCGACATGTCGATGGCCAAGCTGAAAGCGACCGAAATGCTGGCCATGGTCGCGGATGAGGCGATCCAGATTCACGGCGGCATGGGCCTGATGGACGAACTGCCGCTGGAACGCATCTGGCGGGACGCGCGGGTCGAGCGTATCTGGGAAGGCACCAGTGAAATCCAGCGGCACATCATCAGCCGCGAGATGCTGCGCGCCGTCGGAGGCTGA
- a CDS encoding SelT/SelW/SelH family protein has translation MTPSGKPTVTITYCIGCNWLLRAGWMAQELLQTFQDQLGGVTLVPGDLGGIFEIHVDKELIWERKQDGGFPDVKELKTRVRDRINPEQDLGHLDRGKTGE, from the coding sequence ATGACCCCATCCGGGAAACCCACCGTCACAATTACTTATTGCATCGGCTGCAACTGGCTGTTGCGGGCGGGCTGGATGGCGCAGGAGCTGCTGCAAACCTTCCAGGATCAGTTGGGCGGGGTAACTCTGGTTCCTGGAGATTTAGGCGGGATCTTTGAGATCCATGTTGATAAGGAGCTGATCTGGGAACGCAAACAGGACGGCGGCTTTCCTGATGTGAAAGAGCTGAAGACCCGCGTGCGCGACCGGATCAATCCTGAACAAGACCTCGGCCATCTGGACCGTGGCAAGACCGGTGAATAA
- a CDS encoding acetate--CoA ligase family protein, which translates to MQSLNRLFRPKSIAVIGGGAWCRLVIEQCQKMGFEGTIWPVHPKADEVAALPAFKDVDSLPEAPDAAFIGVNRFATIEVVRALSARGAGGAVCFASGFLEAAAEDAEGADLQALLLDAAGEMPFLGPNCYGFINYLDGALLWPDQHGGARVEKGVALVTQSSNIAINLTMQKRGLPLAYAVTAGNQAQSGIAAIGEALLEDDRVTALGLHIEGFGDLRALEALAARARELGKPVVALKVGKSAEARAATVSHTASLAGGDAGAGALLSRLGIPRLDDLPSFLETLKLLHVTGRLPSNRIATISCSGGEASLAADTGHARNVEFPALSERQKTDLREALGPMVALANPLDYHTYIWRDAEAMTRAFSAMMDPQLAMTMLIVDFPREDRCDASDWECAIQAAIGSRERTGANVGLVATLPELMPEDVAARLMAAGVVPFCGLSEAISACEAASLPQLPAPAPLLLPTPVVEPDLVPEAEAKRQLADYGLRIPRSKRAASATNARAVAVDVGFPVVLKGEGVAHKTEAGAVALNLTTGQEVSDAAFNMPASRFLVEEMVIGAVAELLIGVVKDPAHGFVMTLAAGGTLTELMEDSASFLLPASDAEINAALNALRISRLLDGYRGAPAADREAVLRAIRAVEAYVTENALGLEEIEINPLLCTPSDAVAADALMRRKY; encoded by the coding sequence ATGCAGTCTCTAAACAGGCTTTTCCGCCCAAAATCCATTGCTGTGATTGGCGGCGGCGCATGGTGCCGTCTGGTGATCGAGCAATGCCAGAAGATGGGTTTTGAGGGCACCATCTGGCCCGTTCACCCCAAGGCAGACGAGGTCGCGGCCCTGCCTGCCTTCAAGGATGTGGACAGCCTGCCGGAGGCGCCCGATGCTGCCTTCATCGGGGTGAACCGCTTTGCCACCATTGAGGTGGTGCGGGCGTTGTCGGCACGCGGCGCTGGTGGCGCGGTGTGCTTTGCCTCCGGTTTCCTGGAGGCTGCTGCAGAGGATGCGGAAGGCGCAGATCTGCAGGCGCTCCTCCTGGACGCGGCAGGGGAAATGCCCTTTCTCGGCCCCAACTGCTATGGTTTCATCAATTATCTGGACGGTGCGCTGTTGTGGCCGGACCAGCATGGGGGCGCGCGGGTGGAGAAAGGCGTGGCGCTGGTCACCCAAAGCTCCAACATTGCCATCAACCTGACCATGCAGAAACGCGGGCTGCCCCTGGCCTATGCGGTGACCGCAGGCAATCAGGCGCAATCCGGCATCGCCGCGATTGGCGAAGCCCTGCTGGAAGATGACCGTGTCACCGCACTTGGCTTGCACATTGAAGGGTTCGGAGATTTGCGCGCGCTGGAGGCTTTGGCAGCACGCGCCCGTGAACTGGGAAAGCCGGTGGTGGCGCTGAAGGTGGGCAAATCAGCCGAGGCCCGGGCCGCAACTGTTTCTCATACCGCCTCGCTTGCAGGCGGTGACGCGGGGGCCGGGGCTTTGCTCTCCCGCCTCGGCATCCCGCGTCTGGATGATCTGCCGTCCTTTCTGGAGACGCTGAAACTACTGCATGTGACGGGTCGGCTGCCTTCGAACCGGATTGCAACCATCAGCTGCTCAGGGGGCGAAGCAAGCCTGGCCGCAGATACCGGACATGCGCGCAATGTCGAGTTCCCGGCGCTGAGCGAACGGCAGAAGACCGACCTGCGTGAGGCGCTTGGGCCGATGGTGGCCCTGGCGAATCCGCTCGACTACCACACCTATATCTGGCGGGATGCCGAGGCGATGACCCGGGCGTTTTCCGCGATGATGGACCCGCAGCTGGCAATGACGATGCTGATCGTGGATTTCCCGCGCGAAGACCGCTGTGATGCATCCGACTGGGAATGCGCCATTCAGGCGGCCATTGGCTCGCGCGAGCGGACCGGCGCCAATGTCGGTTTGGTGGCGACTTTACCGGAGCTGATGCCCGAGGATGTAGCGGCCCGGCTGATGGCAGCGGGTGTGGTCCCCTTTTGCGGACTCAGTGAGGCGATTTCGGCATGTGAGGCCGCGAGCCTGCCGCAGCTGCCAGCCCCGGCGCCGTTGCTGCTGCCGACGCCCGTGGTGGAACCCGATTTGGTGCCCGAAGCGGAAGCCAAACGGCAGCTTGCGGATTATGGGTTGCGTATACCGCGCTCGAAACGCGCTGCCTCGGCGACCAATGCGCGGGCGGTGGCGGTGGATGTCGGCTTCCCCGTTGTTCTGAAAGGCGAGGGCGTTGCCCATAAGACAGAAGCCGGTGCGGTCGCGCTGAATTTGACAACTGGTCAGGAGGTAAGCGATGCGGCCTTCAACATGCCGGCATCGCGGTTCCTCGTTGAAGAAATGGTCATTGGTGCAGTTGCGGAACTGCTGATCGGTGTGGTCAAGGACCCGGCGCATGGCTTTGTCATGACGCTGGCCGCAGGCGGCACTCTGACCGAGCTGATGGAGGACAGCGCCTCCTTCCTGCTGCCGGCTTCGGATGCGGAGATCAACGCGGCGCTCAACGCTCTGCGAATCTCCAGGCTGCTGGATGGCTACCGGGGCGCCCCGGCGGCGGACCGTGAAGCAGTTCTGCGGGCGATCCGTGCGGTGGAGGCCTATGTGACGGAAAACGCACTGGGTCTGGAAGAGATCGAAATCAACCCGCTTCTCTGCACGCCGTCTGACGCCGTTGCGGCAGACGCGCTGATGAGGCGGAAATACTAA
- a CDS encoding carnitinyl-CoA dehydratase: MIESPVKTRRDGAILEVTLDRPKANAIDLQTSRVMGEVFRDFRDDPELRVAILTGGGEKFFCPGWDLKAAADGDAVDGDYGVGGFGGLQELRDMNKPVIAAVNGIACGGGLELALSADLIVAAGHATFALPEIRSGTVADAASVKLPKRIPYHIAMELLLTGRWFDAEEANRWGLVNEIVAADQLMDRVWELARLLASGPPLVYAAIKEVVRDAEDSKFQDAMNRITRRQLPTVDVLYGSEDNLEGARAFAEKRDPVWKGR; this comes from the coding sequence ATGATCGAGAGCCCCGTGAAAACCCGCCGCGACGGCGCCATTCTGGAAGTGACCTTGGACCGGCCTAAGGCCAATGCCATCGACCTTCAGACCAGCCGGGTCATGGGTGAGGTGTTCCGTGATTTCCGGGATGATCCGGAACTGCGGGTCGCGATCCTGACCGGTGGCGGAGAGAAATTCTTCTGCCCTGGCTGGGATCTGAAAGCCGCAGCTGACGGGGATGCTGTGGACGGCGACTACGGCGTCGGCGGATTTGGCGGGCTGCAGGAGCTGCGCGATATGAACAAGCCGGTGATTGCCGCTGTGAATGGAATCGCTTGCGGCGGCGGGCTCGAGCTGGCGCTGTCGGCGGATTTGATCGTCGCTGCCGGTCACGCCACCTTTGCATTGCCGGAAATCCGCTCCGGCACCGTCGCGGATGCGGCGAGTGTGAAGTTGCCCAAGCGTATTCCTTATCACATTGCGATGGAGCTGCTGCTTACGGGCCGATGGTTTGATGCTGAAGAGGCGAACCGCTGGGGTCTGGTGAATGAGATCGTGGCGGCGGATCAGCTGATGGACCGGGTCTGGGAGCTGGCGCGGCTGCTCGCCTCCGGTCCGCCGCTGGTCTATGCTGCGATCAAGGAGGTGGTGCGCGACGCTGAGGATTCTAAATTCCAGGACGCCATGAACCGGATCACCCGGCGGCAGCTGCCGACGGTGGATGTTCTCTATGGGTCCGAGGACAATCTGGAAGGCGCCCGCGCCTTTGCTGAAAAGCGCGATCCGGTCTGGAAGGGGCGCTGA
- a CDS encoding class I SAM-dependent DNA methyltransferase encodes MDKQKPGLSDAYAVQTPADSKRLYGDWASTYDQDFAARQGYLLPGLTAKAFAAAGGMGPVLDAGAGTGLCGQALQLLGVGPIDATDLSAAMLAEALRKDVYRDVIEADLLEGIPVPRNSYRGVVSSGTFTHGHLGPEVLPALLRVAAPDAWFALSVNARFYKKAGFAEAFDRLLRGQWIKGLTLPELCIYGPGASGAHKDDTALIALFQKV; translated from the coding sequence ATGGACAAACAGAAGCCGGGACTTTCAGACGCCTATGCCGTGCAGACGCCTGCCGATTCCAAACGCCTTTACGGCGACTGGGCCAGCACATACGATCAGGATTTCGCCGCCAGGCAGGGATATCTTCTGCCCGGGTTGACGGCCAAGGCTTTTGCCGCCGCCGGGGGAATGGGTCCGGTGCTGGACGCGGGCGCTGGCACCGGCCTCTGCGGCCAGGCGCTGCAGCTGCTTGGAGTCGGCCCCATCGACGCCACCGACTTGAGCGCCGCCATGCTGGCCGAAGCCTTGCGCAAGGACGTCTACCGCGACGTGATCGAGGCCGATCTTCTGGAAGGTATCCCAGTGCCGCGCAACAGCTATCGCGGCGTAGTGTCGTCCGGCACTTTCACCCATGGCCACCTCGGCCCCGAGGTTCTGCCCGCCTTGTTGCGGGTGGCCGCACCTGATGCCTGGTTTGCGCTGTCTGTGAATGCCAGATTCTACAAAAAGGCGGGGTTTGCTGAAGCCTTCGACCGGCTGCTGCGCGGGCAATGGATCAAGGGTCTGACTCTGCCTGAACTGTGCATCTATGGCCCAGGAGCATCGGGCGCACACAAGGACGACACCGCCCTGATTGCGCTGTTTCAAAAGGTATAG
- a CDS encoding SDR family oxidoreductase — MRKTLLCLGFGYTARALAPRLLAQGWRVIGTSRETVAADGVEMITWPGQDVPLDGVTHILNSIGPNAEGDPVLAALGDQITAATDLEWVGYLSTTAVYGHHDGAWVDEDTPVAPSSQRGYWRAKAEAQWQAIPELPLHIFRLAGIYGPGRGPFAKLMAGKARRIIKPGQVFSRIHVEDIAQVLAASIARPEPGGIYNVCDNDPAPPQDVLGYAAELLGLPVPAEVPFDEAGMTPMARSFYGENKRVRNRRIKAELGVELLYPTYREGLRAVLEAEDMESFVPPAEPPGV; from the coding sequence ATGAGGAAAACACTGCTTTGTCTTGGATTTGGCTATACCGCGCGGGCGCTTGCGCCGCGCCTCCTGGCGCAGGGATGGCGGGTCATAGGCACCTCCCGCGAGACTGTGGCGGCCGATGGTGTGGAGATGATCACCTGGCCCGGGCAGGACGTGCCGCTGGATGGTGTAACCCACATTCTGAACTCGATCGGGCCGAACGCAGAGGGCGATCCGGTGCTTGCTGCGCTGGGTGATCAGATCACCGCTGCCACTGATCTGGAGTGGGTTGGCTATCTGTCCACAACGGCGGTCTATGGCCATCACGACGGCGCCTGGGTGGATGAAGACACGCCGGTCGCTCCCTCCAGTCAGCGCGGCTACTGGCGGGCCAAGGCAGAAGCACAATGGCAGGCAATCCCGGAGTTACCGCTGCATATCTTCCGCCTGGCCGGGATCTACGGCCCCGGCCGCGGTCCCTTTGCCAAGCTGATGGCAGGTAAAGCGCGGCGGATCATAAAGCCGGGGCAGGTATTTTCCCGCATCCACGTCGAGGACATCGCCCAGGTGCTGGCGGCCTCCATCGCGAGGCCCGAGCCCGGTGGCATTTACAATGTCTGCGACAACGACCCGGCCCCGCCGCAGGATGTGCTGGGTTATGCGGCGGAGCTGCTGGGCTTGCCGGTGCCGGCCGAAGTGCCCTTTGACGAGGCGGGCATGACGCCGATGGCGCGCAGTTTTTACGGCGAGAACAAGCGGGTCCGGAACCGTCGAATCAAAGCTGAGCTGGGGGTGGAACTGCTCTATCCCACCTACCGCGAGGGGTTGCGGGCGGTGCTGGAAGCCGAGGATATGGAGAGTTTCGTGCCGCCTGCGGAGCCGCCGGGCGTTTGA